The proteins below come from a single Zonotrichia leucophrys gambelii isolate GWCS_2022_RI chromosome 3, RI_Zleu_2.0, whole genome shotgun sequence genomic window:
- the PCARE gene encoding photoreceptor cilium actin regulator: MGCTPSRSETDSTAARIGLKALNKPKSVLPIDSRDKGIPLLVKGSSCYTIDEYGFQRKDYLEEEEEDRLSELDKNDNVHLSSKAHSDSQISREDKKIERTATDAEVIMSELIESQKHITESIEIRKQTSCESEASAFVWDDRNESNAKQIPKKGKKKKTHKLAKQGQPNKSKEKSIVAPCETEKKVDFPELLVKAHQSAYAYLHPNLSKYETILHMANQATQTQLFLQQMISFLVLRFDEINQLLEEIANDGENLLKDVGGNLAWPAEKDDLKEHPDLLQQLLQYTVNKMQLVSGMLASLTSNALQETCSYLQSAASNLEGKLKAKQSFDEHLLRTVKLLEASTVGSSQSHGDDRTLCSEDSGIGVDSESLKEFSALSQHGAQPGESCAHGHPSRKHAGTVKRVSMGTAAPHGCAPARHSKDVFHPSVQSRETTSCQGGVAEGTSTTSQYASLSKSRSHSSLQSDSTQEGEHFKTCESTDFPSDEDEDDDDDDEEESTLGEDDDSTSLSEMGKDGLPRSLSSPALTDSIQRQSIKRTENADTEEIILKMKDAISEKIKFVPAKSRRKEWIEDESGRAVLAKRPSTATGRQRRFGKQRRSRSEESLRSQAEDPTLLELQRTQKELSKRLEMLYRKDRANNLESWKSRAAHYLQDDQVTSRPSRKLKAGLSKNFSILPNQDKVPLFTSDENPVLLNEKRVKKPVIATVPTQETSGGKENEPPGAQTLSASSCTPRQSVKKLIETFSPTDDLAKAKPLRSLGPIKCIRKFGLPVIPPTAPFQRGLAPLNLKHRISPVEDTNTNDVSSSFPNAFLPAPPAELSKKDTKEETDEDTENLPPPPPEMLMDTSSENLSEPEETARTEGSSSEDAKKTTKPELHAAKRSQVSPKMKASLQSIDLLPSKNISGPSGVTNKGLRSTRPGEEKPHRYSLELNPTNVRIPSQEEILETQRKEAADLYKQTHKIIPLQNPSGASTPLSSSSESKGPDPPAPSLPRQKHGSPDPLRSGDKGSLFTRRVSPARTAPSSPTEKRLFSPPAHHRHSLHAFSSTQPSSPSVQKKPSPPSSPRVPSPPLQKKLPSPPAQRKPVSPPVGHRQGSPTAQRLAGSPAPFPSTPSPPASPSRSYRVPRAGLDAGDEHQLSSSKRGSNVRSIFCPATSSLFEARAPVAPSKGPAEVGSQPEAAAQPQRSSLMLQQPGDRSRRLSLSTSHPQPFVRRSFSDRRPGAQPHLPAPLTAGSEPALHQASSEKSPRKAGDSWNSSGAPESRDSSRSASHPELFVVGQGLQRD, from the exons ATGGGCTGCACACCTTCTCGCAGTGAGACTGATAGCACTGCTGCAAGAATTGGTCTTAAGGCTTTGAATAAACCCAAAAGTGTTCTGCCGATTGATTCGAGAGATAAAGGAATCCCTCTGCTGGTTAAAGGTTCATCTTGCTACACTATTGATGAGTATGGGTTTCAGAGGAAGGACTAcctggaagaagaggaggaggatagACTGTCAGAGCTGGACAAAAATGATAATGTGCACTTATCTTCCAAGGCTCATTCAGATTCCCAGATTTCCAGGGAAGACAAGAAAATCGAGAGGACAGCCACAGATGCTGAAGTCATTATGTCTGAGCTGATTGAGTCTCAAAAGCACATCACTGAGTCCATAGAGATCAGAAAGCAAACCTCCTGCGAATCAGAAGCATCGGCTTTCGTCTGGGATGACAGGAATGAAAGCAACGCAAagcaaatcccaaagaaaggaaagaagaagaaaactcaTAAGCTGGCAAAGCAAGGTCAACCCAACAAAAGTAAAGAAAAGTCCATTGTGGCCCCGTGTGAGACAGAGAAGAAGGTGgacttcccagagctgctcgTCAAGGCTCACCAGAGTGCGTACGCCTACCTACACCCCAACCTGTCCAAGTATGAAACTATCCTGCACATGGCCAACCAGGCCACCCAGACtcagctcttcctgcagcagaTGATCAGCTTCCTCGTGCTTCGCTTCGATGAAATCAACCAGCTCTTGGAAGAAATTGCCAACGATGGGGAAAATCTTCTCAAGGACGTAGGTGGGAATCTGGCATGGCCGGCGGAAAAGGACGATTTGAAGGAGCACCCTGATCTCCTGCAACAGCTACTGCAGTACACGGTGAACAAAATGCAGCTGGTGAGTGGGATGCTGGCCTCCCTCACGTCCAACGCCCTGCAGGAGACGTGCAGCTACCTGCAGTCTGCTGCAAGCAACCTGGAAGGCAAACTGAAGGCAAAGCAGAGCTTTGATGAGCACCTGCTACGGACGGTAAAGCTGCTCGAAGCCTCAACTGTGGGGTCCTCTCAGTCCCACGGTGATGACAGAACTCTCTGTTCTGAGGACAGTGGCATTGGTGTGGACAGTGAATCCCTCAAAGAGTTCAGTGCTCTCAGCCAGCatggagcacagccaggtgagtCCTGTGCACATGGACATCCATCCCGAAAGCACGCCGGGACCGTGAAGCGTGTGAGCATGGGCACCGCTGCTCCCcatggctgtgctcctgcaagGCATTCTAAGGATGTGTTTCATCCATCTGTGCAAAGCAGGGAAACGACTTCTTGTCAGGGTGGAGTAGCAGAAGGCACGTCTACCACGTCCCAGTATGCAAGCTTGAGCAAAAGCCGTTCCCACAGCTCCTTGCAGTCTGATTCTACTCAGGAAGGTGAACATTTCAAAACCTGTGAATCAACAGATTTTCCTtcagatgaggatgaggatgatgacgatgatgatgaagaAGAGAGCACACTGGGGGAGGATGATGACAGCACAAGTTTATCAGAAATGGGGAAGGATGGTCTGCCGAGGTCCCTGTCTTCACCTGCGCTCACTGATAGCATTCAGAGGCAGTCCATCAAAAGGACAGAGAATGCAGATACAGAAGAAATCATTTTGAAGATGAAAGATGCCATCAGTGAAAAAATCAAGTTCGTCCCAGCTAAATCCAGGCGTAAGGAGTGGATAGAGGATGAGAGTGGAAGAGCCGTTCTAGCAAAGAGGCCCAGCACAGCAACAGGCAGACAGAGAAGGTTTGGGAAGCAGCGACGCTCCAGGTCAGAGGAGTCCCTCAGAAGCCAGGCAGAGGACCCAACTCTCCTAGAGCTTCAGAGGACTCAAAAAGAGCTCAGCAAAAGGCTGGAAATGTTGTACAGAAAGGATAGAGCTAACAACCTGGAGTCGTGGAAATCAAGAGCAGCACATTATCTGCAGGATGATCAAGTTACGTCTAGGCCCTCCCGCAAGCTGAAGGCAGGCCTCTCAAAAAATTTCAGCATCCTGCCCAACCAGGATAAAGTCCCTTTGTTCACATCTGATGAAAATCCTGTCCTGCTGAATGAAAAGAGAGTCAAGAAGCCTGTAATAGCTACTGTGCCTACCCAGGAGACATCAGGAGGCAAAGAAAATGAGCCTCCTGGAGCACAAACGTTGAGTGCCAGCAGCTGTACCCCTCGGCAGTCTGTCAAAAAGCTGATTGAAACCTTCAGTCCTACTGATGATCTTGCAAAAGCCAAACCTCTAAGATCCTTAGGACCAATAAAGTGCATCAGAAAATTTGGACTTCCAGTCATCCCACCCACCGCTCCCTTTCAGAGAGGCCTGGCACCTTTAAATCTTAAGCATCGCATTTCGCCAGTAGAAGACACAAACACCAATGATGTTTCTTCTAGCTTTCCAAATGCCTTCCTTCCTGCACCACCTGCAGAATTAAGCAAGAAGGACACAAAGGAAGAGACTGATGAAGACACTGAGAacctgccaccaccaccacctgaAATGTTAATGGACACTTCTTCTGAAAATTTATCCGAGCCTGAAGAAACTGCAAGAACAGAAGGAAGCTCTTCGGAAGATGCCAAAAAGACCACCAAACCAGAACTGCATGCTGCTAAGAGATCACAAGTTTCCCCAAAAATGAAAGCTTCCCTTCAGTCCATCGACTTGCTGCCAAGCAAAAATATCAGTGGCCCCAGTGGGGTGACTAATAAAGGTCTAAGGAGCACCAGGCCAGGGGAAGAGAAACCACACCGGTACTCCCTGGAGCTGAACCCAACCAACGTGCGCAtccccagccaggaggagaTTTTGGAAACCCAGAGGAAAGAGGCTGCGGATTTATACAAGCAAACCCATAAAATCATTCCTCTTCAGAACCCCAGTGGGGCTTCAACCccactcagcagcagctcagagagcaaGGGGCCCGACCCACCTGCTCCATCATTGCCGCGCCAGAAGCACGGCTCTCCGGACCCGCTCCGGAGCGGCGACAAGGGCTCGCTGTTCACCAGGAGGGTCTCCCCAGCGAGAACTGCTCCCTCTTCCCCAACTGAGAAACGGCTCTTCAGCCCCCCAGCACACCACAGACATTCTCTGCACGCTttcagcagcacccagccaaGCTCACCCAGCGTGCAGAAGAAACCCAGTCCCCCATCCAGCCCCAGGGTGCCCAGCCCGCCTCTGCAGAAGAAGCTGCCCTCTCCACCAGCACAGCGAAAACCAGTCAGCCCTCctgtggggcacaggcagggctcacccacagcacagcgGCTGGCAGGCTCCCCTGCTCCATTCCCCagcaccccctccccaccagccTCCCCATCTCGCTCCtacagggtgcccagggctgggctggatgctgGGGACGAGCACCAGCTCTCCTCCTCCAAGAGGGGCAGCAATGTCCGTTCCATATTTTGCCCGGCCACCTCTTCCTTATTCGAAGCCAGAGCTCCAGTGGCCCCCAGCAAGGGCCCTGCTGAGGTGGGCAGccagcctgaggctgcagcacagccccagaggagcagcctgaTGCTCCAGCAGCCCGGGGACCGCAGCAGGAGGCTGTCCCTGAGCACCAGCCACCCACAGCCCTTCGTCAGGAGAAGCTTCTCTGATCGCCGCCCAGGGGCCCAGCCTcacctcccagctcccctgACAGCTGGCAGTGAGCCTGCACTTCACCAGGCAAG ctcgGAGAAGAGCCCTAGGAAAGCAGGTGACTCGTGGAacagctctggggctcctgAGAGCAGAGATTCCAGCAGATCCGCTTCCCACCCCGAGCTCTTCGTCgtgggccaggggctgcagagggactga